From one Rosa rugosa chromosome 4, drRosRugo1.1, whole genome shotgun sequence genomic stretch:
- the LOC133743840 gene encoding uncharacterized protein LOC133743840 isoform X2: protein MRGKGTVTPLSSVFSVEDTQKAAKRVQDTIAQKDLELDHLRGFAADNTDLINLVDRLPEHLHHDIMVPFGKAAFFPGRLVHTNEVMVLLGEGYYAERTSKQTVDILNRRGKVLESQVDSLKAMVQDLKAEASFFNATASEAAEGLVEIMEDYEEESSSDRECAVKQDYPNNSGAVIAKPADEDEEFARMMARMDELEKEEREAESQMAQSDEDEQVQHGLHQLSDQKSLHGNLKISEYQSRKPPEQTKDGVASNEDSFTDVPSCSGLESISEDKVSHENILGRDVKSVAEKDLVSPVVENVQTVPLSRSQVSLESSKPKFDREKAFTGSIVEHTDNLQIKSRERTTTTSQSSASQVSKPVSRFKMQRK, encoded by the exons ATGAGAGGCAAAGGCACGGTGACGCCTCTCTCCTCCGTCTTCTCAGTGGAAGACACACAGAAAGCAGCGAAGCGCGTGCAGGACACGATCGCTCAGAAGGACCTCGAGCTCGACCACCTCCGTGGCTTCGCCGCCGACAACACAGACCTCATTAACCTTGTCGACCGACTCCCCGAACACCTCCACCACGACATTATG GTTCCGTTTGGGAAGGCAGCATTTTTCCCTGGGCGTTTGGTGCACACCAATGAGGTTATG GTTCTACTGGGTGAAGGTTACTATGCCGAAAGGACCTCGAAGCAAACAGTAGATATTTTGAACAGAAGAGGGAAGGTATTGGAGTCTCAAGTTGATTCGCTTAAGGCCATGGTTCAGGATCTCAAAGCTGAGGCTTCCTTTTTCAATGCTACCGCCTCCGAAGCAGCG GAGGGCCTTGTAGAGATAATGGAAGATTATGAGGAGGAAAGTTCTTCTGATAGAGAAT GTGCAGTCAAGCAAGATTATCCTAATAATTCTGGAGCTGTAATTGCAAAACCtgctgatgaagatgaagaatttGCTCGTATGATGGCCAGGATGGATGAACTTGAGAAAGAAGAACGTGAAGCTGAAAGTCAGATGGCACAAAGTGATGAGGATGAGCAAGTTCAGCATGGTTTGCATCAGCTTTCTGATCAGAAATCTCTCCATGGGAATCTCAAAATTTCGGAG TACCAGTCAAGGAAACCTCCAGAGCAGACAAAAGATGGAGTTGCTTCTAATGAAGATAGTTTTACTGATGTGCCAAGT TGTTCGGGTCTGGAATCTATATCTGAAG ATAAAGTATCACATGAAAATATATTGGGTCGTGATGTAAAAAGTGTTGCTGAGAAAGATTTGGTGTCTCCGGTAGTTGAGAATGTTCAGACTGTGCCTTTATCAAGAAGTCAG GTTTCTCTTGAAAGTTCAAAACCAAAATTTGACAGGGAGAAA GCTTTTACAGGTTCTATTGTGGAGCACACTGATAATCTACAGATAAAATCAAGGGAAAGAACTACGACAACATCACAG TCCTCTGCTTCTCAAGTTTCAAAGCCagtttcaagattcaagatgcAGAGAAAGTAG
- the LOC133706692 gene encoding laccase-14 isoform X1: MVNSIGFFAFCAVFLFLDAANGETHHHKFVVNLSSYSRLCSSKDILTVNGRFPGPTLKAHRGDKMVIEVHNKANYNITLHWHGVRQVRNPWSDGPEYVTQCPIQPRNKYTYRIEFNKEEGTIWWHAHSGWARATVHGAIFVYPKPGSSYPFPKPHGEVPVILGEWWKRDVMEIPSNANLTGGEPTLSDAYTINGEPGFLCPCSKKGTFSMPVEHGKTYLLRIISAVMDEELFFGIAHHKLILVGKDGSYTKQVETSYIMIAPGQSMDLLLEANQPHGLYVMAARAYSSAIGAGFDKTMTSAIVKYHGSDDHDHHPRGRPAFPHLPPYNRTQAATDFTKQFRSLATKDHPTKVPLQVDTHLFFTISVNLLNCSNKLCTGPFGKRFSASVNNISFVMPPSIDILRAYYYKIPGVFEKDFPEKPPKEFNYTGDDLPEGFLAPSYGTKVMVLKYNASVELVLQGTNVLASDNHPVHLHGYSFYVVGSGFGNFNPKQDPLRYNLVDPPEESTVGVPKNGWVAIRFRADNPGVWLMHCHIERHQTWGMSMVFLVQNGVSHHNRILSPPHDLPTC; this comes from the exons ATGGTTAACTCTATAGGGTTTTTCGCTTTTTgtgctgtttttctttttcttgatgcTGCAAATGGGGAAACTCATCACCATAAGTTTGTG GTAAACTTGTCTTCTTATAGTCGACTATGTAGTAGTAAGGACATCTTGACTGTGAATGGGAGATTCCCAGGGCCAACTTTGAAAGCCCACAGAGGGGATAAAATGGTTATTGAAGTCCATAACAAGGCAAACTATAATATCACTCTTCACTG GCACGGAGTTAGGCAAGTAAGAAATCCTTGGTCGGATGGACCAGAATATGTCACACAATGCCCTATACAGCCACGAAACAAGTACACTTACAGAATTGAGTTTAATAAAGAAGAAGGAACAATATGGTGGCATGCACATAGTGGATGGGCAAGAGCAACGGTTCATGGAGCCATTTTTGTTTATCCCAAACCTGGATCAAGCTATCCTTTTCCGAAACCTCATGGCGAGGTCCCAGTCATACTAG GTGAGTGGTGGAAGAGAGATGTCATGGAGATACCAAGTAATGCAAATTTAACAGGAGGAGAACCTACACTCTCAGATGCCTATACTATAAATGGAGAACCAGGCTTTCTATGTCCATGCTCCAAAAAAG GGACCTTTAGTATGCCAGTTGAACATGGAAAAACCTATCTTCTTCGGATCATTAGTGCGGTAATGGATGAAGAGCTATTCTTCGGCATTGCACATCACAAGCTGATATTAGTCGGAAAAGATGGTTCCTATACAAAACAAGTTGAAACCTCTTACATAATGATAGCCCCTGGTCAATCCATGGACCTGTTACTAGAAGCAAACCAACCTCATGGGCTCTATGTCATGGCTGCAAGAGCATATTCAAGCGCCATCGGAGCTGGTTTCGACAAGACCATGACATCTGCCATTGTTAAATATCATGGTTCAGATGATCACGACCACCACCCTCGAGGACGTCCTGCTTTCCCCCATCTTCCACCCTATAACAGAACACAAGCAGCAACAGACTTTACCAAGCAATTTAGGAGCCTTGCAACAAAAGACCACCCTACCAAAGTCCCATTACAAGTAGACACCCACTTGTTTTTTACCATATCCGTAAACCTACTTAACTGCAGTAATAAACTGTGCACTGGTCCCTTTGGGAAAAGATTTTCAGCTAGTGTCAACAACATAAGCTTTGTCATGCCACCGTCGATTGACATCCTTCGAGCTTACTATTATAAAATTCCGGGTGTATTCGAGAAGGATTTTCCAGAAAAACCACCAAAGGAATTCAATTACACTGGTGATGATCTTCCGGAGGGATTTTTGGCACCTTCCTATGGGACTAAGGTGATGGTTTTGAAGTACAATGCAAGTGTTGAGCTGGTTTTGCAAGGGACCAATGTGTTAGCAAGTGATAACCATCCTGTACATTTACATGGATATAGCTTTTATGTTGTCGGCTCCGGGTTTGGAAATTTCAACCCTAAACAGGATCCTTTGAGATACAATCTTGTTGATCCTCCTGAGGAGAGTACTGTTGGAGTTCCTAAAAATGGCTGGGTCGCAATCCGATTCAGAGCAGATAATCCAG GGGTGTGGTTGATGCATTGTCACATAGAGCGTCATCAAACATGGGGAATGTCTATGGTGTTCCTTGTCCAAAATGGTGTTAGTCATCATAATAGAATTCTATCACCTCCTCATGATTTGCCTACTTGCTAA
- the LOC133706694 gene encoding histone-lysine N-methyltransferase, H3 lysine-9 specific SUVH6-like — MVVVEAVPLLASSRENVSQSGIPSQERLERLPMEHGECFSHTKSPEFKRRRVSAVRDFPLGCGPFAQLSSLRPVQEVASYGIPKEEMATALLDRRCISPPDGSTSVSNDNGLEKFPEKMYPRRSVVEAVRDFPPFCGINASLVEARTLGQKKSVMGYKASSSNTAKTDVKQMGIGDRVQPNTDKKIHRERPFDISHSPNHLHEEDFESSRLTLDKLVVLGGLMASSNCPWKKGCKHKSNSGISERKREKFRVERSKPACIAKDESEIGGIFQKKNRPVAVKTSYQGTGRLVMRDGEYSLEDDENKHDHVFPASCRTDGCPPPFGPSSSSSKTHDNTAVRNKVKDTLLLFRDECGKLLLEEEHKRSKGGGISHRRVDLEAYKILKDKKVFVKSGKQIIGAVPGVDVGDKFQYRVELNIIGLHRPTQGGIDYGNFGGKLLATSIVASGGYADDVHNKNSLIYTGQGGNVMNRKDPEDQKLERGNLALKNSVQKNPVRVIRGSNMLNGSRTYVYDGLYLVEKYWQERGPHGKLVFKFQMNRLEDINLLGN; from the coding sequence ATGGTGGTTGTAGAGGCGGTGCCGCTTTTGGCATCATCAAGAGAAAATGTGTCACAAAGTGGTATCCCTTCTCAGGAAAGATTGGAAAGGCTTCCCATGGAGCATGGCGAGTGTTTTTCCCATACTAAGTCACCTGAGTTTAAGAGGCGTAGAGTCTCTGCTGTTCGTGATTTTCCTTTAGGGTGCGGACCATTTGCTCAGTTAAGCAGTTTGAGACCTGTCCAAGAGGTGGCTTCTTATGGTATTCCAAAGGAAGAGATGGCTACTGCTCTGTTGGATAGAAGGTGTATTTCACCACCTGATGGGTCCACATCTGTATCTAATGACAATGGTCTGGAAAAGTTTCCAGAAAAAATGTATCCTCGTCGAAGTGTAGTAGAAGCTGTCCGGGACTTTCCTCCATTCTGTGGAATAAATGCTTCTTTGGTGGAGGCCAGGACTTTGGGTCAAAAGAAGTCAGTTATGGGTTACAAAGCATCATCATCAAACACAGCAAAGACTGATGTGAAACAAATGGGAATTGGGGACAGAGTTCAACCTAACACTGACAAAAAAATTCACAGGGAAAGGCCTTTTGATATATCCCATTCTCCCAACCATCTGCATGAAGAAGATTTCGAAAGCTCGCGACTTACATTGGATAAGTTGGTTGTGTTGGGCGGCTTGATGGCTTCATCAAATTGTCCATGGAAGAAAGGATGCAAGCACAAATCAAATAGTGGTATCAGTGAAAGGAAAAGAGAGAAATTTCGGGTAGAAAGATCTAAACCAGCTTGCATAGCAAAAGATGAATCAGAAATTGGAGGTATATTTCAGAAGAAGAACCGTCCTGTAGCAGTAAAGACTTCTTATCAAGGCACAGGTCGGCTTGTTATGAGGGATGGAGAGTATTCTCTTGAGGATGATGAAAACAAACATGATCATGTGTTTCCAGCATCATGCCGTACAGATGGGTGTCCTCCTCCTTTTGGTCCTAGTAGTTCAAGCAGCAAAACTCATGATAACACAGCTGTCAGAAACAAGGTGAAGGATACATTGCTTTTGTTCCGAGATGAATGTGGGAAGCTCTTGCTGGAGGAAGAACATAAAAGGTCAAAGGGAGGAGGAATTTCTCACCGAAGGGTTGATTTGGAAGCCTATAAGATCCTCAAAGATAAAAAGGTCTTTGTAAAGTCGGGAAAACAAATCATTGGAGCTGTCCCGGGAGTTGATGTTGGTGATAAATTTCAATACCGAGTGGAACTCAACATTATTGGCCTACACCGCCCGACCCAAGGAGGTATAGATTATGGGAACTTTGGTGGTAAGCTCCTTGCAACCAGTATTGTTGCATCTGGTGGCTATGCTGATGATGTTCATAATAAGAATTCCTTGATCTATACCGGCCAGGGAGGAAATGTGATGAATAGAAAAGACCCTGAAGATCAGAAGCTTGAACGAGGAAATCTTGCTTTAAAGAATAGTGTGCAAAAGAACCCTGTCAGAGTGATCCGTGGCTCCAACATGTTGAATGGAAGTAGGACTTATGTCTATGATGGACTCTATTTGGTAGAAAAATATTGGCAGGAAAGGGGGCCTCATGGAAAGCTTGTTTTCAAGTTTCAGATGAACAGACTTGAAGACATTAACTTGCTTGGAAACTGA
- the LOC133743840 gene encoding uncharacterized protein LOC133743840 isoform X1, with amino-acid sequence MRGKGTVTPLSSVFSVEDTQKAAKRVQDTIAQKDLELDHLRGFAADNTDLINLVDRLPEHLHHDIMVPFGKAAFFPGRLVHTNEVMVLLGEGYYAERTSKQTVDILNRRGKVLESQVDSLKAMVQDLKAEASFFNATASEAAEGLVEIMEDYEEESSSDRECAVKQDYPNNSGAVIAKPADEDEEFARMMARMDELEKEEREAESQMAQSDEDEQVQHGLHQLSDQKSLHGNLKISEQYQSRKPPEQTKDGVASNEDSFTDVPSCSGLESISEDKVSHENILGRDVKSVAEKDLVSPVVENVQTVPLSRSQVSLESSKPKFDREKAFTGSIVEHTDNLQIKSRERTTTTSQSSASQVSKPVSRFKMQRK; translated from the exons ATGAGAGGCAAAGGCACGGTGACGCCTCTCTCCTCCGTCTTCTCAGTGGAAGACACACAGAAAGCAGCGAAGCGCGTGCAGGACACGATCGCTCAGAAGGACCTCGAGCTCGACCACCTCCGTGGCTTCGCCGCCGACAACACAGACCTCATTAACCTTGTCGACCGACTCCCCGAACACCTCCACCACGACATTATG GTTCCGTTTGGGAAGGCAGCATTTTTCCCTGGGCGTTTGGTGCACACCAATGAGGTTATG GTTCTACTGGGTGAAGGTTACTATGCCGAAAGGACCTCGAAGCAAACAGTAGATATTTTGAACAGAAGAGGGAAGGTATTGGAGTCTCAAGTTGATTCGCTTAAGGCCATGGTTCAGGATCTCAAAGCTGAGGCTTCCTTTTTCAATGCTACCGCCTCCGAAGCAGCG GAGGGCCTTGTAGAGATAATGGAAGATTATGAGGAGGAAAGTTCTTCTGATAGAGAAT GTGCAGTCAAGCAAGATTATCCTAATAATTCTGGAGCTGTAATTGCAAAACCtgctgatgaagatgaagaatttGCTCGTATGATGGCCAGGATGGATGAACTTGAGAAAGAAGAACGTGAAGCTGAAAGTCAGATGGCACAAAGTGATGAGGATGAGCAAGTTCAGCATGGTTTGCATCAGCTTTCTGATCAGAAATCTCTCCATGGGAATCTCAAAATTTCGGAG CAGTACCAGTCAAGGAAACCTCCAGAGCAGACAAAAGATGGAGTTGCTTCTAATGAAGATAGTTTTACTGATGTGCCAAGT TGTTCGGGTCTGGAATCTATATCTGAAG ATAAAGTATCACATGAAAATATATTGGGTCGTGATGTAAAAAGTGTTGCTGAGAAAGATTTGGTGTCTCCGGTAGTTGAGAATGTTCAGACTGTGCCTTTATCAAGAAGTCAG GTTTCTCTTGAAAGTTCAAAACCAAAATTTGACAGGGAGAAA GCTTTTACAGGTTCTATTGTGGAGCACACTGATAATCTACAGATAAAATCAAGGGAAAGAACTACGACAACATCACAG TCCTCTGCTTCTCAAGTTTCAAAGCCagtttcaagattcaagatgcAGAGAAAGTAG
- the LOC133706692 gene encoding laccase-14 isoform X2, with protein MDEFPFRDVNLSSYSRLCSSKDILTVNGRFPGPTLKAHRGDKMVIEVHNKANYNITLHWHGVRQVRNPWSDGPEYVTQCPIQPRNKYTYRIEFNKEEGTIWWHAHSGWARATVHGAIFVYPKPGSSYPFPKPHGEVPVILGEWWKRDVMEIPSNANLTGGEPTLSDAYTINGEPGFLCPCSKKGTFSMPVEHGKTYLLRIISAVMDEELFFGIAHHKLILVGKDGSYTKQVETSYIMIAPGQSMDLLLEANQPHGLYVMAARAYSSAIGAGFDKTMTSAIVKYHGSDDHDHHPRGRPAFPHLPPYNRTQAATDFTKQFRSLATKDHPTKVPLQVDTHLFFTISVNLLNCSNKLCTGPFGKRFSASVNNISFVMPPSIDILRAYYYKIPGVFEKDFPEKPPKEFNYTGDDLPEGFLAPSYGTKVMVLKYNASVELVLQGTNVLASDNHPVHLHGYSFYVVGSGFGNFNPKQDPLRYNLVDPPEESTVGVPKNGWVAIRFRADNPGVWLMHCHIERHQTWGMSMVFLVQNGVSHHNRILSPPHDLPTC; from the exons ATGGATGAGTTCCCTTTTAGAGAT GTAAACTTGTCTTCTTATAGTCGACTATGTAGTAGTAAGGACATCTTGACTGTGAATGGGAGATTCCCAGGGCCAACTTTGAAAGCCCACAGAGGGGATAAAATGGTTATTGAAGTCCATAACAAGGCAAACTATAATATCACTCTTCACTG GCACGGAGTTAGGCAAGTAAGAAATCCTTGGTCGGATGGACCAGAATATGTCACACAATGCCCTATACAGCCACGAAACAAGTACACTTACAGAATTGAGTTTAATAAAGAAGAAGGAACAATATGGTGGCATGCACATAGTGGATGGGCAAGAGCAACGGTTCATGGAGCCATTTTTGTTTATCCCAAACCTGGATCAAGCTATCCTTTTCCGAAACCTCATGGCGAGGTCCCAGTCATACTAG GTGAGTGGTGGAAGAGAGATGTCATGGAGATACCAAGTAATGCAAATTTAACAGGAGGAGAACCTACACTCTCAGATGCCTATACTATAAATGGAGAACCAGGCTTTCTATGTCCATGCTCCAAAAAAG GGACCTTTAGTATGCCAGTTGAACATGGAAAAACCTATCTTCTTCGGATCATTAGTGCGGTAATGGATGAAGAGCTATTCTTCGGCATTGCACATCACAAGCTGATATTAGTCGGAAAAGATGGTTCCTATACAAAACAAGTTGAAACCTCTTACATAATGATAGCCCCTGGTCAATCCATGGACCTGTTACTAGAAGCAAACCAACCTCATGGGCTCTATGTCATGGCTGCAAGAGCATATTCAAGCGCCATCGGAGCTGGTTTCGACAAGACCATGACATCTGCCATTGTTAAATATCATGGTTCAGATGATCACGACCACCACCCTCGAGGACGTCCTGCTTTCCCCCATCTTCCACCCTATAACAGAACACAAGCAGCAACAGACTTTACCAAGCAATTTAGGAGCCTTGCAACAAAAGACCACCCTACCAAAGTCCCATTACAAGTAGACACCCACTTGTTTTTTACCATATCCGTAAACCTACTTAACTGCAGTAATAAACTGTGCACTGGTCCCTTTGGGAAAAGATTTTCAGCTAGTGTCAACAACATAAGCTTTGTCATGCCACCGTCGATTGACATCCTTCGAGCTTACTATTATAAAATTCCGGGTGTATTCGAGAAGGATTTTCCAGAAAAACCACCAAAGGAATTCAATTACACTGGTGATGATCTTCCGGAGGGATTTTTGGCACCTTCCTATGGGACTAAGGTGATGGTTTTGAAGTACAATGCAAGTGTTGAGCTGGTTTTGCAAGGGACCAATGTGTTAGCAAGTGATAACCATCCTGTACATTTACATGGATATAGCTTTTATGTTGTCGGCTCCGGGTTTGGAAATTTCAACCCTAAACAGGATCCTTTGAGATACAATCTTGTTGATCCTCCTGAGGAGAGTACTGTTGGAGTTCCTAAAAATGGCTGGGTCGCAATCCGATTCAGAGCAGATAATCCAG GGGTGTGGTTGATGCATTGTCACATAGAGCGTCATCAAACATGGGGAATGTCTATGGTGTTCCTTGTCCAAAATGGTGTTAGTCATCATAATAGAATTCTATCACCTCCTCATGATTTGCCTACTTGCTAA